One part of the Haliotis asinina isolate JCU_RB_2024 chromosome 2, JCU_Hal_asi_v2, whole genome shotgun sequence genome encodes these proteins:
- the LOC137271761 gene encoding uncharacterized protein: protein MLRSSNNSPPPLPVPSRRPHQPTARLLSTLARNNSPYSSPKGLKFATHPTPTPHPPRHLYRQYRERTPGGKVDFLRHQISNILQKAKPQVPNLTSSDRQAIKQLKEDRDIVVVPADKGRTTVVLDRPHFHSMVGSMLQDTSTYKKLQKDPTAKLNRQHKAHLKTLCDKPIMPGQRSPILAEIYMSDLEEKALLTSPFQPMYWYRKVDDTFVVLKPDNDPLELLNHLNKQHPRVKFTMEAETNIQIPLLDILLSRNHSNQLHTTVYRKPTHTNQYVHYQSNHPPRVKSGIISTLTRRAKNVCSIKPPRPESAAIKISIPYIGKPSYQISRLLKQQAGIDTTFTTSVTINTLLQANGRKHPQAIKPNPKDVIYKTDCNCGHSYIGETSRPVDTRIKEHQKSTIKSDQKSAVSDHIAAHPDHQINWTDYTILSKNQSDFTKRKITEAINIKRYRPLIHRDQGYPIPTAYDELIKPL from the exons ATGTTAAGAAGTTCCAACAACTCACCACCTCCACTTCCAGTGCCATCAAGAAGACCTCATCAACCAACAGCAAGACTGTTGTCAACCTTAGCCAGAAACAACTCACCCTACAGCTCACCCAAAGGACTCAAGTTTgccacacaccccaccccaaccccccacccccccagaCATCTTTATCGGCAATATCGAGAAAGGACTCCTGGGGGGAAGGTAGACTTCCTCCGTCATCAGATCAGCAACATTCTTCAGAAAGCCAAACCCCAGGTGCCCAACCTCACATCATCCGACCGCCAGGCCATCAAACAACTTAAGGAAGATCGAGACATCGTTGTAGTTCCAGCAGACAAGGGCAGAACCACTGTAGTGTTAGATCGGCCCCACTTCCACTCCATGGTTGGCAGTATGCTTCAGGACACATCTACTTACAAGAAGCTCCAGAAGGACCCCACCGCAAAACTGAACCGCCAACATAAGGCCCACCTCAAGACCCTATGTGACAA GCCCATTATGCCAGGGCAACGGTCACCTATCCTTGCGGAGATATACATGTCAGACCTTGAAGAGAAAGCCCTCCTCACATCACCTTTCCAACCTATGTACTGGTATCGGAAGGTGGATGACACTTTTGTCGTCCTGAAACCTGACAACGACCCCCTAGAGCTGCTTAACCACCTCAACAAGCAGCATCCCAGAGTCAAATTCACCATGGAGGCAGAAACCAACATCCAGATCCCACTCCTAGACATCCTCTTATCCCGCAACCATTCTAACCAGCTTCACACAACAGTATACCGGAAACCAACCCACACCAACCAGTATGTCCACTATCAGTCCAACCACCCTCCACGAGTGAAGTCAGGTATTATCTCCACACTTACAAGAAGAGCTAAGAACGTATGTTCTATAAAACCCCCTCGACCTGAATCGGCTGCAATAAAGATTTCCATCCCATACATCGGCAAGCCCTCCTACCAGATCAGCAGGCTTCTTAAGCAACAAGCAGGAATAGACACCACCTTCACCACCTCTGTCACCATCAACACCCTCCTACAGGCCAATGGAAGAAAACACCCGCAAGCCATAAAACCCAACCCCAAGGATGTAATCTACAAAACTGACTGCAATTGTGGGCACTCATACATAGGAGAAACTTCCAGGCCTGTCGACACCAGAAtcaaggaacatcagaaatcTACCATCAAATCGGACCAGAAATCAGCAGTGTCAGATCACATAGCGGCCCATCCCGATCACCAAATCAACTGGACTGACTACACCATCCTCTcaaagaaccaatcagactttaccaaaaggaaaataactgaagcaatcaacatcaaaaGATACCGACCCCTGATTCACAGAGACCAAGGTTACCCCATCCCCACAGCTTACGATGAGCTCATCAAACCACTCTAG